From a single Paenibacillus sp. FSL R5-0345 genomic region:
- a CDS encoding carbohydrate ABC transporter permease — MFKFSNLSYRNQRIAIIFLFSLVPIVLLLTFAYYPVINMFRYSFTSWNGLSKNMEYIGFENYKTIFTNPEYFSVFKVSLYYFFTTFIQMGLALYFATILSFSVRMKNLFKGILFFPTLLNGVAIGFIFLFFFKPEGTLDTILSLIGLSGLQQKWLLNPNLINFSLAGASLWRYMGMNFLIFLGAISSIGKDVYEAADIDGANRWHQFIHIIMPSIKRILQLNLILAISGAIGVFEIPYVMTGGSNGSSTFVIQTVDVAFKYSKVGLASAMAVVLLGIVLLVTILQRVLIKEEK; from the coding sequence GTGTTCAAGTTTTCAAATTTGAGTTATAGAAATCAACGGATCGCGATAATATTCTTGTTCTCCTTAGTACCGATCGTATTACTGCTCACCTTTGCTTATTATCCAGTTATAAATATGTTTCGGTATAGCTTCACAAGCTGGAATGGACTAAGCAAAAATATGGAGTATATCGGGTTTGAGAACTACAAGACCATTTTTACGAATCCCGAATATTTTTCTGTTTTTAAAGTCAGTTTGTATTATTTCTTTACCACCTTTATTCAGATGGGGCTTGCCTTATATTTCGCAACGATTCTAAGCTTTAGTGTTCGTATGAAAAATCTGTTCAAAGGGATTTTGTTCTTTCCAACCTTGCTAAACGGTGTGGCGATCGGATTTATCTTCCTTTTCTTTTTCAAACCGGAAGGAACTCTGGATACGATTCTAAGCTTGATCGGACTTAGCGGTTTACAGCAAAAATGGCTTCTCAATCCGAATTTGATAAACTTCTCGCTTGCCGGCGCATCACTTTGGAGATATATGGGGATGAACTTCCTGATCTTCCTAGGCGCTATTTCATCGATCGGTAAGGATGTTTATGAGGCCGCTGATATTGACGGTGCAAATAGGTGGCATCAATTTATTCATATTATTATGCCAAGTATCAAACGAATTCTGCAACTGAATCTAATCCTCGCTATTAGTGGTGCGATTGGTGTATTTGAAATTCCGTATGTCATGACAGGCGGCTCTAACGGAAGTAGCACATTTGTTATTCAGACGGTAGATGTGGCTTTCAAATACAGCAAAGTTGGATTAGCGTCAGCGATGGCCGTAGTATTGCTTGGAATTGTATTATTAGTTACTATTCTGCAGCGCGTTCTGATCAAGGAGGAGAAATAA
- a CDS encoding LacI family DNA-binding transcriptional regulator, with amino-acid sequence MAKKVTMQKIADHLGVSKFVVSKSLSGKAGVNEMTRERVIQAASQLGYFTQKNAFVQGIKRTPPVAGSDRNKQSVLVLMPNIRSQTQDSLYWGKIVDGIALALDQEGLGMVIISENRADNFVNILNPSGILGLVGVGEISTSLLLEVHRIGLPMVLIDHEDPLIPSDTVFANNVDSMARLTNHLMGTGHTQMHFIGNIGFSRSFRDRWIGFRSALEESGIRLPLEDDSNLFLEGVEEDVFQEDFKNWVMKRKKAKTLPTALVCANDKTALSVSDILKAEGVNIPGDISVTGFDNIEDASRGVPPLTTVHVPKEAMGRAAVEKLLSRIGHPSAPLEKILIAADIVHRDSVDKPRD; translated from the coding sequence ATGGCTAAAAAGGTCACCATGCAAAAAATAGCCGATCATCTCGGTGTATCTAAATTTGTTGTCTCTAAGTCACTATCGGGTAAAGCTGGCGTTAATGAGATGACCAGAGAACGAGTTATTCAAGCGGCTTCGCAGTTAGGCTATTTTACGCAAAAGAACGCTTTTGTCCAAGGTATTAAACGAACGCCTCCGGTGGCGGGAAGTGATCGGAATAAGCAATCTGTGCTTGTATTAATGCCGAATATCCGCTCACAGACTCAGGATTCCTTGTATTGGGGAAAGATTGTGGACGGTATTGCTCTTGCTCTGGATCAAGAAGGACTAGGAATGGTGATCATCTCTGAGAACCGTGCAGATAATTTTGTTAATATCTTGAACCCAAGCGGAATTCTTGGTTTGGTAGGTGTGGGTGAAATCTCCACTTCTTTACTGCTTGAGGTACATCGCATCGGTCTGCCGATGGTGTTGATTGACCATGAAGATCCATTAATTCCAAGTGATACTGTATTCGCGAACAATGTGGATTCGATGGCTCGGCTGACTAATCATTTGATGGGGACAGGCCATACCCAAATGCATTTTATCGGGAATATTGGATTCTCACGCAGCTTCCGTGACCGGTGGATTGGCTTTCGGAGTGCGCTGGAGGAGAGTGGGATAAGACTGCCTTTGGAAGACGACTCAAATCTCTTTTTGGAAGGGGTGGAGGAAGATGTATTCCAAGAGGATTTTAAAAATTGGGTGATGAAGCGGAAAAAAGCGAAGACACTCCCAACCGCCTTGGTCTGCGCCAATGACAAAACAGCACTCTCGGTCAGTGATATCCTGAAGGCAGAAGGTGTTAATATTCCAGGGGATATCTCGGTTACGGGCTTTGATAATATTGAGGATGCCTCAAGAGGTGTTCCGCCGCTAACTACTGTACATGTCCCTAAAGAGGCGATGGGCCGGGCGGCAGTGGAGAAGCTGCTAAGCCGGATTGGGCATCCCTCTGCGCCACTGGAGAAGATCCTGATCGCAGCAGACATAGTGCATCGTGATTCTGTGGATAAACCGCGCGACTAG
- a CDS encoding glycoside hydrolase family 113, with protein MRFNNEYIAGVTWGFSGTRGSWKTEEAERSMELMSSVTGANWTAIALSALQATAHSTEIPYWETPTVSDEEVKSAISKAKSLQLKVCLKPIVNCADGTWRAHINFFDKDVPCEPKWSEWFSSYTKFILHYASIAEETGCEMLCIGCELVQTDRRETEWRTLIAEVRKVYSGILTYNCDKYQEDNVTWWDALDVISSSGYYPANDWEAQLDRIENVVRSQNKPFFFMEAGCPSRSGSAAIPNDWTLKGEPSQEEQSKFYRAMFQGCERRDWVQGFMLWDWPTHLYPIHEAAQNDDYCMYGKQAAGIINEYFTSKINK; from the coding sequence ATGCGATTTAACAACGAATACATTGCAGGTGTAACCTGGGGTTTCTCGGGTACTCGTGGTTCATGGAAAACAGAAGAAGCGGAACGTTCGATGGAACTCATGTCTTCAGTTACTGGAGCGAACTGGACAGCTATTGCTCTTAGTGCGCTTCAAGCTACCGCTCATTCAACGGAAATTCCCTATTGGGAAACTCCAACCGTTAGTGATGAAGAAGTGAAATCGGCCATCAGTAAAGCGAAATCATTACAGTTAAAGGTATGCCTGAAGCCGATTGTTAATTGTGCTGACGGAACTTGGCGTGCTCACATTAACTTTTTCGATAAGGATGTTCCTTGCGAGCCTAAATGGTCTGAGTGGTTCAGCTCATATACCAAATTCATTCTGCACTATGCCTCCATCGCTGAGGAAACAGGCTGTGAGATGTTATGTATCGGCTGTGAGCTTGTACAAACGGATAGGCGGGAAACTGAATGGCGCACACTTATTGCTGAGGTTCGGAAGGTTTACTCAGGAATTCTTACTTACAATTGCGACAAGTATCAGGAGGACAACGTAACCTGGTGGGATGCGCTCGATGTGATTTCTTCAAGTGGGTATTATCCAGCTAACGATTGGGAAGCTCAGCTCGACCGGATTGAGAATGTAGTGCGATCACAGAATAAGCCTTTCTTTTTCATGGAAGCCGGTTGCCCAAGCCGGAGCGGAAGCGCCGCTATTCCTAATGACTGGACCTTAAAGGGTGAACCGAGCCAAGAGGAACAAAGCAAGTTCTATCGGGCAATGTTTCAAGGCTGTGAGCGCAGAGATTGGGTTCAGGGCTTTATGCTCTGGGACTGGCCTACTCATCTTTATCCCATTCATGAAGCTGCTCAGAATGATGATTATTGTATGTATGGCAAGCAAGCCGCAGGGATTATCAACGAATATTTCACCTCAAAAATCAATAAGTAA
- a CDS encoding GNAT family N-acetyltransferase produces the protein MTEANTMPKIDGEHIILRAVEATDLEAYYNFLLDEEMGRLTGSQGEISRKQTADWIRKISVPAEDRVDLMIIVKETDELIGEVVLNEIDPDNRSANIRIGIRSHEHRGKGYGTEAMTQMLQYGFESLKLHRIHLGVYPFNPRAIHVYEKLGFKRDGVERDALYVDGEFHNLILMSMLEDEYRALYETK, from the coding sequence ATGACTGAAGCAAATACAATGCCAAAGATAGATGGCGAGCATATTATTCTGCGTGCTGTAGAAGCGACCGATCTGGAGGCTTATTATAACTTTTTACTTGATGAGGAGATGGGACGTCTAACGGGGTCACAAGGAGAAATCTCTCGCAAGCAAACTGCGGACTGGATTCGAAAAATTAGTGTTCCAGCTGAGGATCGTGTGGATCTTATGATTATCGTCAAGGAAACGGATGAGCTTATCGGAGAAGTGGTGCTGAATGAAATAGATCCGGATAACCGCAGCGCAAACATTCGAATTGGGATTCGTAGCCATGAACATAGAGGGAAAGGTTACGGTACTGAGGCTATGACTCAAATGCTGCAATATGGCTTTGAAAGCTTGAAGCTGCATCGCATCCATCTTGGTGTGTATCCATTTAATCCAAGAGCCATTCATGTCTATGAGAAGCTCGGTTTCAAACGCGATGGTGTGGAGCGGGATGCTCTTTATGTTGATGGAGAATTTCATAACTTGATTTTGATGTCTATGCTGGAGGATGAATACCGGGCTTTGTATGAGACAAAGTGA
- a CDS encoding AGE family epimerase/isomerase has protein sequence MINSPELWITQLEDELQGNILSFWMKQTKDKINGGFVGEIDNQLNTSPDAEKSLVLNARILWSFASAYRIYGKTEYLAMAERAYAYLMDHFIDKEYGGLYWMVDAEGKPAQEKKQIYGQAFAIYALAEFYHATERSEVLDEAIQLFQLVEKYGYDSIYKGYVEALSREWQITDNLSLSSKDMNEKKSMNTHLHVLEAYTGLFRVWKSKELESKLAELIETMLDHIIDKEGKHFHLFLDEAWTVKSDIISYGHDIEGSWLLVEAAETLGHEELLHRVHTVAISMAEAVLAEGIDNDGGIWNEADTNGLLSKEKDWWPQAEAVVGFYNAYQLTGDSKFNEAAQASWTFIDKYMVDHQLGEWYWSVDENYQPLAHAPKVSAWKCPYHNSRACFEMIARLKSTIKETV, from the coding sequence ATGATTAATTCACCAGAATTATGGATTACCCAGCTTGAAGATGAGCTGCAGGGTAATATCCTCAGTTTTTGGATGAAACAAACGAAGGACAAAATTAATGGGGGATTTGTTGGCGAGATTGACAATCAGCTGAACACTAGTCCTGACGCGGAGAAAAGCCTTGTGCTTAATGCCCGTATTCTATGGTCCTTTGCGAGCGCTTACCGGATTTACGGCAAGACAGAATATCTGGCTATGGCAGAACGTGCCTATGCCTATCTGATGGATCACTTCATCGATAAAGAGTATGGCGGTTTATACTGGATGGTCGATGCTGAAGGCAAACCTGCTCAGGAGAAAAAACAGATCTACGGCCAAGCTTTTGCTATCTACGCATTGGCTGAGTTCTACCATGCAACCGAACGATCTGAGGTATTGGATGAAGCGATTCAATTGTTCCAGCTTGTAGAGAAATACGGCTATGATTCTATATATAAAGGTTATGTTGAAGCTTTATCCCGGGAATGGCAAATCACGGATAACCTAAGTCTTAGCAGTAAGGATATGAATGAGAAAAAATCTATGAATACGCATCTGCATGTGTTAGAGGCTTATACCGGACTTTTTCGAGTATGGAAGTCTAAGGAACTAGAGAGCAAGCTGGCTGAGCTAATCGAAACAATGCTGGATCATATCATTGATAAGGAAGGCAAGCATTTCCATCTTTTCTTAGATGAAGCATGGACTGTGAAATCAGATATTATCTCCTACGGACATGATATCGAAGGTAGCTGGTTACTTGTGGAAGCAGCAGAAACGCTTGGACATGAAGAACTACTGCATCGTGTACATACAGTAGCCATCTCCATGGCAGAGGCCGTTCTTGCGGAAGGCATAGATAACGACGGCGGAATATGGAATGAAGCAGACACGAACGGATTACTGAGCAAAGAGAAAGATTGGTGGCCGCAAGCCGAGGCGGTTGTAGGATTCTATAATGCTTATCAGCTGACCGGTGACAGCAAATTTAACGAGGCTGCCCAAGCCTCCTGGACTTTTATTGATAAATATATGGTAGATCACCAGTTAGGCGAATGGTACTGGAGTGTAGATGAGAATTACCAGCCTTTAGCTCATGCTCCAAAGGTTAGTGCCTGGAAATGTCCTTATCATAACAGCAGAGCCTGCTTCGAAATGATCGCACGACTGAAATCAACTATAAAGGAGACTGTATAA
- a CDS encoding nuclear transport factor 2 family protein, whose amino-acid sequence MTREARLEVYLRELEEKLLKPEIRSSPEEISKLLADDFFEIGSSGGTWYKSDGIPEEGLGIVRMTLSHFELHLENGRCISIKVHLPVSSKKKKSVLSRNFN is encoded by the coding sequence ATGACGAGAGAGGCTAGGCTAGAGGTCTATTTACGCGAGCTAGAAGAAAAATTATTAAAGCCAGAAATTCGTTCTTCTCCTGAAGAAATATCAAAGCTGCTCGCCGACGATTTTTTTGAAATTGGTAGTTCGGGTGGAACGTGGTATAAAAGTGATGGTATTCCTGAAGAAGGACTAGGAATTGTTCGAATGACACTGAGTCATTTTGAGCTACATCTGGAGAATGGAAGATGTATTTCCATCAAGGTACACCTGCCCGTGTCTAGTAAGAAGAAAAAAAGCGTTCTCAGTAGAAACTTTAACTGA
- a CDS encoding response regulator transcription factor, translated as MINIMIADDEEVIRRGLEKITSRMELDVHVIGSYGNGLEAWEHIEKLSREDMDLLITDIKMPRMDGFKLIEQVRGQMEDMPIAVLSGFSEFEYARRAIRHGVMDYLLKPIDKTQLYELLKRVEGAKKKNVKDQEEMFSQAADGGEHYVVEQTKSILEREYDQNFELERLAETVGMNASYLSRLFKIKTGLTITDYLIRIRITKAKELLMEHPDLKNYEIADKVGYSDPVYFNKLFKKMCGMTPKDYKSGCKISKMEREF; from the coding sequence ATGATAAATATTATGATTGCGGACGACGAGGAAGTCATTCGCAGAGGGCTTGAAAAAATCACATCCAGGATGGAATTAGACGTACATGTAATTGGATCCTACGGAAACGGGTTGGAAGCTTGGGAGCATATTGAAAAGTTATCCCGAGAGGATATGGATCTGCTTATTACAGATATAAAAATGCCTAGAATGGATGGTTTTAAGCTAATTGAACAGGTTAGAGGACAGATGGAGGATATGCCTATTGCCGTTCTTAGTGGATTCAGTGAATTTGAATATGCCCGCCGAGCAATCCGTCATGGGGTGATGGATTATTTACTAAAACCGATTGATAAGACTCAGCTATATGAACTCCTCAAGAGAGTAGAGGGTGCGAAGAAAAAGAACGTCAAAGACCAGGAGGAGATGTTCTCTCAAGCGGCAGACGGTGGAGAGCATTACGTAGTTGAACAGACTAAGAGCATACTGGAGAGGGAGTATGATCAGAACTTCGAACTCGAGCGCTTGGCGGAGACCGTCGGTATGAATGCGAGCTACCTCAGCCGTTTGTTCAAAATAAAGACGGGCCTAACTATAACCGATTATCTAATTCGGATTCGTATTACTAAGGCGAAAGAATTGCTGATGGAGCATCCTGACCTGAAAAATTATGAAATTGCCGATAAAGTAGGTTATAGTGATCCTGTTTATTTTAATAAATTGTTCAAGAAAATGTGTGGTATGACACCAAAGGATTATAAAAGCGGCTGTAAAATATCGAAAATGGAACGAGAGTTTTAG
- a CDS encoding glycoside hydrolase family 130 protein has product MSLFQERKQQLTDRYETLITRKNEKLPYGNGIYDRYAYPLLTAEHAPLIWRYDFNPDTNPFFAERIGVNGVFNPGAIELNGKFYLVARVEGNDRKSFFAVAESDNGVDGFRFWDHPVVLPETEVPDINVYDMRLVSHEDGWIYGLFCTERKDPNAPHGDLSSAVAQCGIVRTKDLKTWERLADLKTSSAQQRNVVLHPEFVDGKYAFYTRPQDGFIDAGSGGGIGWGLSDTIEDAEITSETIMDERHYHTIKEVKNGQGPAPIKTAKGWLHIAHGVRNTAAGLRYVLYAFLSDLEEPNKVTHSPGGHFIAPDGEERVGDVSNVVFCNGVIARDNGEIYIYYASSDTRIHVATTTVDQMLDYVLNTPEDPLRSYACVQQRIALIDRNLAL; this is encoded by the coding sequence ATGTCATTATTTCAAGAACGCAAACAACAATTAACAGATCGTTATGAAACACTGATCACCCGTAAAAATGAAAAGCTTCCTTATGGAAACGGTATTTATGACCGCTATGCTTATCCACTGCTTACCGCTGAGCATGCTCCCCTAATCTGGCGTTACGACTTCAACCCAGACACCAACCCTTTCTTCGCGGAAAGAATCGGTGTAAACGGTGTATTCAACCCTGGTGCGATTGAACTGAACGGCAAGTTCTATCTCGTAGCCCGCGTTGAAGGTAATGATCGCAAATCTTTTTTTGCTGTAGCTGAAAGTGACAATGGGGTGGATGGCTTCCGCTTCTGGGATCACCCAGTCGTGCTGCCTGAGACAGAAGTTCCGGATATCAACGTCTACGACATGCGCCTCGTAAGCCATGAAGATGGCTGGATCTACGGTCTCTTTTGTACAGAACGCAAAGATCCAAACGCCCCACACGGCGATCTTTCCAGCGCAGTAGCACAATGTGGTATTGTTCGCACAAAGGATTTGAAGACCTGGGAACGTCTGGCTGATCTTAAGACGAGTTCTGCTCAGCAGCGTAATGTGGTGCTTCACCCTGAATTCGTAGATGGAAAATATGCCTTCTACACTCGCCCACAGGATGGCTTTATTGATGCAGGCTCCGGTGGCGGTATTGGCTGGGGACTCTCGGATACCATTGAGGATGCCGAGATTACGAGCGAGACTATCATGGATGAACGCCACTACCATACCATCAAGGAAGTAAAGAATGGTCAAGGTCCTGCACCTATCAAAACTGCAAAAGGCTGGCTGCATATTGCTCATGGTGTACGCAATACCGCTGCTGGGCTTAGATACGTGCTCTATGCCTTTTTATCTGATTTGGAGGAGCCAAACAAAGTCACGCATTCACCAGGCGGTCATTTCATCGCACCAGACGGTGAAGAACGTGTCGGGGATGTCTCTAACGTCGTGTTCTGTAATGGTGTGATTGCACGTGATAACGGTGAGATCTACATTTACTACGCTTCCTCCGATACTCGCATCCATGTAGCTACAACTACCGTTGACCAAATGTTAGATTACGTGCTGAACACTCCTGAGGATCCGCTTCGCTCATATGCTTGTGTACAGCAACGTATCGCTCTCATTGATCGTAATTTGGCACTGTAG
- a CDS encoding carbohydrate ABC transporter permease, producing the protein MHSAKYTTASIFKYLTLILGALAALIPIVVVFFASLKTGTEYSSTGPLTMPENWLNFSNYTKAFVDGKMLLGFKNTVIIVVISIAGATLTGSMMAYILSRFKFKGSKVLISMFLIATLIPGVTTQVATFQIINHLGLFNTRWAPIVMYLGTDIIAVYIFMQFLDSISESLDESAMLDGASYWTIYWRIILPLLKPAIVTVIIVKGVNIYNDFYTPFLYMPKTDLQTISTALFKFKGPYGSQWEVICAAIMIAIIPTLVVFTALQKYIYNGFSQGSVK; encoded by the coding sequence ATGCATTCAGCAAAATATACCACTGCTAGTATATTCAAATATCTCACCTTGATTTTGGGAGCACTTGCAGCGTTGATACCTATCGTTGTCGTATTTTTCGCTTCGTTAAAAACAGGAACAGAGTATTCTTCAACCGGGCCGCTAACTATGCCTGAAAATTGGTTGAACTTCTCCAACTACACAAAGGCTTTTGTAGACGGGAAAATGCTTCTAGGCTTTAAGAACACAGTCATTATCGTTGTGATTTCTATTGCGGGTGCAACGTTAACGGGTTCGATGATGGCTTACATTTTATCTCGTTTCAAATTTAAAGGCAGTAAAGTCCTCATCAGTATGTTTCTGATTGCTACCCTGATTCCGGGTGTTACTACGCAAGTGGCGACTTTCCAAATCATCAATCACTTGGGCTTGTTTAATACCAGATGGGCACCTATCGTAATGTACCTCGGTACGGATATTATCGCTGTATATATTTTTATGCAGTTCCTGGATTCGATCTCCGAATCACTGGATGAATCCGCGATGCTGGACGGAGCTTCTTATTGGACGATTTATTGGAGAATTATTTTGCCATTGCTGAAGCCGGCGATTGTGACAGTAATTATTGTGAAGGGCGTAAATATTTATAACGATTTTTACACGCCTTTCCTATATATGCCGAAAACAGATCTCCAAACGATCTCGACAGCACTCTTTAAGTTTAAAGGTCCATATGGATCACAGTGGGAAGTCATATGTGCGGCGATTATGATCGCAATTATTCCGACATTGGTTGTGTTTACCGCGTTGCAAAAGTATATCTACAATGGATTTTCGCAAGGTTCAGTAAAGTGA
- a CDS encoding ABC transporter substrate-binding protein, with protein sequence MKKGKTIVSLMALTLVAGLFSGCSSNNNSNNEGAKNTGNKGTSTEASSAPAEDTAAKDIKGDITVITQRTDIVDTVFKEYAAKFNEKYPDVKVNFEALATYEDQIKIRMSTSDYGDVLLLPTSIAIKDIPDFFEPLGKLEDMSKQYTGVEERAVDGVAYGIPMTINFNGVIYNKQVFKDAGITEVPRTPEQFLTALQSIKDKTKAVPLYTNYAAGWTLTQWEADLATVAGNRDYVNIGQVASDDNYVPGQPHYELYKILYDAAQKGLIEEDPTTSDWESSKADLANGKIGTMVLGSWAIGQIKGLAANPDDVGFMPFPTNAEKVLVPLAGDYNLGVSIHSKNKEAARAWVDWFINESGYPTTEGGGMSPAIGAELPEILKQYEGTEVTFDTLAAAKAGEEGWSDEIDKQAEIGAWQPDFKKRIIEAAIGNRKESYDDIMKDLNDKWKAARAKVTAQ encoded by the coding sequence ATGAAAAAAGGCAAAACAATAGTGAGCTTAATGGCACTGACACTTGTTGCGGGATTGTTTAGCGGTTGTTCCTCAAACAACAACTCCAACAATGAGGGTGCAAAGAACACAGGGAATAAGGGGACATCCACAGAGGCTTCTTCAGCTCCAGCTGAGGATACGGCAGCCAAAGATATTAAAGGGGATATTACAGTAATTACTCAAAGAACGGATATTGTTGATACCGTATTCAAAGAGTATGCGGCTAAGTTCAATGAAAAATATCCTGATGTAAAAGTAAACTTTGAGGCGCTTGCAACTTACGAAGATCAAATTAAAATCCGGATGAGTACTAGTGACTACGGCGATGTTCTTTTGTTACCTACAAGTATAGCAATTAAAGATATTCCCGATTTCTTTGAACCACTGGGTAAACTCGAAGATATGAGCAAGCAGTATACAGGTGTGGAAGAGCGTGCAGTAGACGGCGTTGCCTACGGAATTCCAATGACAATCAACTTTAATGGTGTGATTTACAATAAACAGGTCTTCAAAGACGCTGGGATTACAGAGGTTCCAAGAACCCCTGAACAATTCTTGACGGCTCTTCAATCGATTAAAGATAAGACAAAAGCAGTGCCTTTGTACACAAACTACGCAGCGGGCTGGACATTAACGCAATGGGAAGCGGATCTGGCTACGGTTGCCGGCAATCGTGACTATGTCAATATCGGTCAAGTTGCTAGCGACGATAACTATGTTCCAGGTCAACCTCACTATGAGCTGTACAAAATTCTATATGATGCAGCACAAAAAGGTTTGATTGAAGAAGACCCAACGACTTCAGATTGGGAATCTTCCAAAGCAGATCTAGCAAACGGAAAAATCGGTACTATGGTTCTTGGATCTTGGGCGATTGGTCAAATTAAAGGCCTTGCTGCTAACCCAGATGACGTTGGCTTTATGCCATTCCCTACGAATGCAGAAAAAGTGCTTGTACCACTTGCAGGTGACTACAATCTGGGTGTTAGCATTCACAGTAAAAACAAAGAAGCGGCTAGAGCTTGGGTGGATTGGTTCATTAACGAATCTGGCTACCCTACCACCGAAGGTGGTGGTATGAGTCCGGCTATCGGTGCTGAGCTTCCCGAAATTTTGAAACAATATGAAGGCACTGAAGTAACATTTGACACACTTGCAGCTGCTAAAGCTGGTGAAGAAGGCTGGTCCGATGAAATCGACAAGCAAGCTGAAATTGGTGCTTGGCAGCCAGACTTCAAGAAACGCATTATTGAAGCAGCGATCGGTAACAGAAAAGAATCCTATGACGATATCATGAAGGATCTTAACGATAAGTGGAAAGCTGCCCGCGCAAAAGTCACAGCACAGTAA